The Tistrella mobilis genome has a segment encoding these proteins:
- a CDS encoding sarcosine oxidase subunit gamma: protein MTTSDPIFEPGPIARSSAVRVALLAPVARFSLRARAADLPALGQALGLDLPQTIGDRARAGTTGVLCLGPDEWHILAAETDAAGLASACAAIYDAAPHSLTDISDREVSVLIEGPAASELLTLGCPRDIDRIAPGRGGRTVMDGVTVLLRRDAPDRFRLDIWRSFAPHVIDLLRNGCAELAVGS, encoded by the coding sequence ATGACGACCTCCGATCCGATCTTCGAACCCGGCCCGATCGCCCGGAGCAGCGCGGTCCGTGTCGCCCTCCTCGCCCCCGTCGCGCGTTTCTCGCTCAGGGCGCGTGCCGCCGACCTGCCGGCGCTGGGCCAGGCGCTGGGCCTGGATCTGCCGCAGACGATCGGCGATCGGGCCCGGGCGGGCACCACCGGGGTGCTGTGCCTCGGCCCGGATGAATGGCACATTCTGGCCGCCGAAACCGATGCCGCGGGTCTGGCCAGTGCCTGTGCCGCCATCTATGACGCAGCACCCCACAGCCTGACCGACATCTCGGACCGCGAGGTTTCGGTTCTGATCGAGGGGCCGGCGGCATCCGAGCTGCTCACCCTCGGCTGCCCGCGCGACATCGACCGCATCGCCCCCGGCCGCGGCGGCAGGACGGTCATGGACGGCGTGACCGTCCTGCTCCGCCGCGACGCGCCCGACCGGTTCCGCCTCGACATCTGGCGCTCGTTCGCGCCCCATGTCATCGACCTTCTGCGCAACGGCTGCGCCGAACTGGCGGTTGGTTCGTAA